Proteins from a genomic interval of Osmia bicornis bicornis chromosome 11, iOsmBic2.1, whole genome shotgun sequence:
- the LOC114878813 gene encoding 39S ribosomal protein L28, mitochondrial isoform X1, which translates to MSMKQAGQRLYYMPKITRWSKGIGAELPAEYKKFWKEWKLQQPAAVHYIKEEGTYVRNEETEEVRPVQNVPLPLQFPKEFHEGLWGGEAVVQGFTKKHRYARRAPHFWFPTLKKSVVYSEILDKHMSAVVTTRTINLIHEHYGFDHYLLKTPACDLKSELALKLKREILIALADKTLYPNDPVKKEEIYNKYKEYLTAYTREEIEWYGLTFAEACKKWMKLNEQMQQIQPLKLKYRSELIAELKEEEIKKAEEQLEKSSISWNVKWNPFSSRKSE; encoded by the exons ATGTCAATGAAACAAGCTGGTCAG CGTTTATATTACATGCCAAAAATAACGCGATGGTCAAAAGGAATTGGTGCTGAATTACCTGCAGAATATAAAAAGTTCTGGAAAGAATGGAAATTACAACAACCGGCTGCTGTTCATTACATTAAAGAAGAAGGTACTTACGTAAGAAATGAAGAGACAGAAGAAGT ACGTCCAGTTCAAAATGTACCACTACCATTGCAATTTCCTAAAGAATTTCATGAAGGTTTATGGGGTGGTGAAGCTGTTGTTCAAGGTTTCACAAAAAAACATAGATATGCTCGCAGAGCTCCTCACTTTTGGTTTCCTACCCTTAAAAAGTCTGTAGTTTATAGCGAAATTTTGGATAAACATATGAGTGCAGTTGTTACCACTAGAactattaatttaattcatgAACATTATGGTTTTGACCACTATCTATTGAAG ACTCCTGCTTGTGATTTGAAATCTGAGCTTGCACTCAAATTAAAACGTGAAATACTTATAGCATTGGCTGATAAAACTTTATATCCAAATGATCCTGttaaaaaggaagaaatttataataaatacaaagAATATTTAACAGCA TACACGCGAGAAGAAATTGAATGGTATGGTTTAACATTTGCAGAAGCTTGTAAAAAGTGGATGAAACTAAATGAACAAATGCAACAAATACAACCTTTAAAACTCAAATATAGGTCTGAATTAATTGCAGAActtaaagaagaagaaattaaaaaagctGAAGAACAATTAGAGAA ATCTTCGATAAGTTGGAACGTAAAATGGAATCCTTTTAGCAGTAGAAAATCTGAGTAA
- the LOC114878813 gene encoding 39S ribosomal protein L28, mitochondrial isoform X2 encodes MPKITRWSKGIGAELPAEYKKFWKEWKLQQPAAVHYIKEEGTYVRNEETEEVRPVQNVPLPLQFPKEFHEGLWGGEAVVQGFTKKHRYARRAPHFWFPTLKKSVVYSEILDKHMSAVVTTRTINLIHEHYGFDHYLLKTPACDLKSELALKLKREILIALADKTLYPNDPVKKEEIYNKYKEYLTAYTREEIEWYGLTFAEACKKWMKLNEQMQQIQPLKLKYRSELIAELKEEEIKKAEEQLEKSSISWNVKWNPFSSRKSE; translated from the exons ATGCCAAAAATAACGCGATGGTCAAAAGGAATTGGTGCTGAATTACCTGCAGAATATAAAAAGTTCTGGAAAGAATGGAAATTACAACAACCGGCTGCTGTTCATTACATTAAAGAAGAAGGTACTTACGTAAGAAATGAAGAGACAGAAGAAGT ACGTCCAGTTCAAAATGTACCACTACCATTGCAATTTCCTAAAGAATTTCATGAAGGTTTATGGGGTGGTGAAGCTGTTGTTCAAGGTTTCACAAAAAAACATAGATATGCTCGCAGAGCTCCTCACTTTTGGTTTCCTACCCTTAAAAAGTCTGTAGTTTATAGCGAAATTTTGGATAAACATATGAGTGCAGTTGTTACCACTAGAactattaatttaattcatgAACATTATGGTTTTGACCACTATCTATTGAAG ACTCCTGCTTGTGATTTGAAATCTGAGCTTGCACTCAAATTAAAACGTGAAATACTTATAGCATTGGCTGATAAAACTTTATATCCAAATGATCCTGttaaaaaggaagaaatttataataaatacaaagAATATTTAACAGCA TACACGCGAGAAGAAATTGAATGGTATGGTTTAACATTTGCAGAAGCTTGTAAAAAGTGGATGAAACTAAATGAACAAATGCAACAAATACAACCTTTAAAACTCAAATATAGGTCTGAATTAATTGCAGAActtaaagaagaagaaattaaaaaagctGAAGAACAATTAGAGAA ATCTTCGATAAGTTGGAACGTAAAATGGAATCCTTTTAGCAGTAGAAAATCTGAGTAA
- the LOC114878807 gene encoding translation factor GUF1 homolog, mitochondrial, with the protein MKISRIIYHVWHSQRNLNFLQTIERQHLLIYSRYYSIEPEKNKEYEVPIENIRNFSIIAHVDHGKSTLADRLLELTGAIKANSGKQILDKLQVEKERGITVKAQTASLNYTYNGIKYLLNLIDTPGHVDFSAEVHRSLAPCQGVVLVIDANDGVQAQTVANFHLAIKQNLVIIPVINKIDLKNANPERVMEQLKILFDIEKSKVLKISAKLGTGVPQVLDAIVERIPPPDVCRDKPFRALIFDSWYDKYQGAILLIYVKEGFLSVKQYVTAMYTKKSYEIRHLSLLRPSEEPVKKLFAGQIGCISCNMKSSKEALIGDTLHLKNAVAEPLIGFESPKPMVFSGVYPNDQSKFDDMRTAIEKLTLNDSSVSVTLESSVALGQGFRIGFLGLLHMEVFMQRLEQEYDALAVVTAPSVTYKAKIVGKKNIKQHNNNEIITFNNPAEFPDPQIVAEFYEPFILGTIIAPTEYTGTVLSICLEKRGVQLLTKDVGHSRTLYQFLLPLNEVIIDLHDTLKRATSGYASFDYEESDYEVSDIVKLSIVLNGTPVEELSTIVHLSKARQKGRELCEKLVNNLPRQLFEIVIQASVNSKVIARETLKAYRKDVTAKLYGGDITRRKKLLAQQAEGKKNMKLIGRICIPRETFISLYKR; encoded by the exons atgAAAATAAGTAGAATTATTTATCATGTATGGCATTCTCAAAGAAATTTGAACTTCTTACAAACAATTGAAAG acaGCACTTGCTAATTTATAGTAGATACTATTCTATAGAACCAgagaagaataaagaatatgAAGTACCAATAGAAAATATTCGTAATTTTAGTATCATAGCACATGTTGATCATGGCAAAAGCACTCTTGCTGATAGACTGTTGGAATTAACAGGTGCAATTAAAGCAAATTCTGGAAAACAAATTTTAGATAAGTTACAAGTTGAAAAAGAGCGTGGAATTACAGTTAAAGCTCAAACAGCTTCTCTTAATTATACATACAATGGAATCAAATATCTTCTTAATTTAATAGATACACCTGGTCATGTAGATTTCTCTGCTGAAGTACATCGTTCATTAGCTCCTTGTCAAGGAGTTGTTCTAGTAATAGATGCAAATGATGGTGTACAAGCACAAACTGTAGCTAATTTTCATTTAGCTATTAAACAAAATCTAGTTATAATACCAGTGATTAACAAAATAGACTTAAAAAATGCTAATCCTGAAAGAGTAATGGAACAGTTAAAGATATTATTTGACATAGAAAAGTCgaaagttttaaaaatatctgCCAAGTTAGGTACTGGTGTACCTCAAGTCTTGGATGCTATTGTTGAAAGAATTCCACCACCTGATGTATGTAGAGACAAGCCATTTAGGGCCTTGATATTTGATAGCTGGTATGATAAATACCAAGgagcaattttattaatatatgttAAAGAAGGATTTTTGTCAGTAAAGCAGTATGTTACTGCAATGTACACTAAAAAATCTTATGAAATTAGACATCTTTCACTATTAAGACCTTCTGAAGAACCTGTAAAAAAATT ATTTGCAGGTCAAATAGGATGTATTTCTTGTAATATGAAATCTTCCAAAGAAGCATTGATTGGTGATacattacatttaaaaaatgctgtTGCTGAACCTCTAATAGGATTTGAATCACCAAAACCAATGGTTTTCTCAGGTGTTTATCCAAATGATCAGTCAAAGTTTGATGATATGCGAACTgccattgaaaaattaacattaaatgaTAGCAGTGTTTCTGTCACACTAGAGTCTAG tgTAGCTCTTGGGCAAGGTTTTAGAATTGGATTTTTGGGTTTATTACACATGGAAGTTTTCATGCAACGTCTTGAACAGGAATATGATGCATTAGCAGTTGTTACAGCACCTAGTGTTACATATAAAGCAAAAATTGTTggcaagaaaaatataaagcaACATAATAATAACGAGATAATCACATTTAATAATCCTGCAGAGTTTCCTGATCCACAAATTGTGGCAGAGTTTTATGAACCCTTCATACTAGGAACTATCATAGCACCAA cTGAATATACGGGTACTGTGCTATCTATATGCCTTGAGAAACGAGGTGTACAACTATTAACAAAAGATGTTGGCCATAGTAGAACATTATACCAATTCCTGTTACCACTGAATGAAGTTATTATCGATCTTCACGATACACTAAAACGTGCTACCTCAGGATATGCTAGTTTCGATTATGAAGAATCTGATTATGAGGTTTCGGACATAGTAAAG TTaagtattgttttaaatggaACTCCAGTTGAAGAACTTAGTACTATTGTACATCTTAGTAAAGCTCGTCAAAAAGGAAGAGAGTTATGTGAAAAATTAGTAAATAATCTTCCACGTCAATTATTTGAGATAGTAATTCAAGCTAGTGTTAATTCAAAAGTCATTGCAAGAGAAACATTAAAGGCATATAGAAAGGATGTAACTGCAAAACTG TATGGTGGTGATATTAccagaagaaagaaattattagCACAACAAGCAGAAGGGAAgaaaaacatgaaattaaTTGGAAGAATTTGTATACCTCGTGAAACATTTATAAGTCTCTATAAAagataa
- the LOC114878814 gene encoding mediator of RNA polymerase II transcription subunit 21, protein MADRLTQLQDTINQQAEHFCNSVGILQQYSTPSKFPGFDRVGTPQPHQPQEDYAALFATLIARCAKDIDTLIESLPSEESSQELQVASLSRLEQENQEAGEQLEEVVKQGEALLQRIQAALQDIAQSQLDMQDPASTSVININLNTNSAFKQDNMNSVNTVSSSNPHQLSDPSPSSVNQ, encoded by the exons ATGGCAGATCGTCTAACACAATTACAAGATACTATAAATCAG CAAGCTGAACATTTTTGTAATAGCGTAGGTATATTACAACAGTATTCAACACCTAGTAAATTTCCCGGTTTCGATCGTGTTGGAACCCCACAACCACACCAACCTCAAGAAg ATTATGCAGCCCTATTTGCAACTCTAATAGCAAGATGTGCAAAAGATATAGATACTCTAATAGAAAGTTTACCAAGTGAAGAATCATCGCAAGAATTACAAGTTGCAAGTCTTAGTCGTCTTGAACAAGAAAACCAGGAAGCTGGTGAACAGTTGGAGGAAGTTGTAAAACAAGGAGAAGCACTTTTGCAAAGGATCCAAGCTGCTTTGCAAGATATTGCTCAAAGTCAATTAGATATGCAAGATCCAGCATCTACATCTGTAATCAATATTAATCTTAATACTAATTCAGCTTTCAAACAAGATAACATGAACTCTGTAAATACTGTATCTTCAAGTAATCCACATCAGTTGTCAGATCCTTCGCCAAGTTCTGTTAATcagtaa
- the LOC114878817 gene encoding histone-lysine N-methyltransferase SETD1, giving the protein MNGMERHGHGHGHSHAHSHRHRHSHGTIQNTSQNSSQSSKHSHAHTPHSQKDTSAAQPAQKPRNYKLLVDPFLVKGATKLYRYDGMVPGDPTYPEVQPRDPRSQLTRIWTRLEQLDLPVPRFKIDSNYCGEPPPLEVTFCHLNDNIDKTFLSDMVQKFGAVEELIVYYHPLTNKHLGIARVVFESTKASKACVEKLNNTSVMGKVLRVFLDAFGDECKKIYDELTAEKKPEKKIEKEIKPEIEQEKQTPIEKIIPEERDDFKSNKKMVSSIEKVRDTYAENSRYSKYRDYPTPSGSTGSDLGYGTAPSELNYSSNYSQNSTPATNYDFYYSGYHHQPPNNYLPSMPQGVSQNLPIQQNSSMWWGNSTGTATYASSSMWPVQHGTNLDNSNSNVVPISKASNIKMHQTPKKEKENQNVTKNSSRDSPVETRKTLDLDTRIAMLLKDKAGGMAPPFLQFGSDSEDEKKSINADNEILSDPPSPFLSHEIYKSCFEKMRERNKEQWKVHENSINQFSIDEELGSVISSSEDEALLGSYSPAPDEIEPEPPKEPPPPPPPDDDRMSLSPLSSGDEKIEEVIAQTEPASQLYPGAGYPGHITHYPPNDMYHWPRPAQYPYPYGTTYLQSHYQPNTTSFSGTVGNHQGTNYYPSFQSRLHAMANHSITKDNPQGPTINGVLNRVVNELKQILKKDFNKKMIENTAFKLFEVWWDEKKSEKSQNQGGDNTTVISSNKEEGSKPQGLSLLLEQGTPLGFNYDGFGLGIRASMPKMPSFRRKIKAPSPLPQDEDSRQSDHGDTEIIESDSDLDLESVQKIERPITSLPSVSSSSSSSSSSTSSASSSEEISCSESSSSSSDSSDEEVCSANYEDEQDTDSRMSDHRPLACNSEDPDILMEFAIQRSLDCPTPFGRETPIPDIKIKDGILNEFPQCDNDATPIPSPLRYENDKEENEEMIEKSVDEEILEKHVTVKEDVEAKDIEDETENEVPIAHIGILMVTSKQEPCDMQKMENSAAEALITLAGQDNIIRHRSPGPVQPNIIRALQTMSEKYINDEPILKESEKIEMFSEIPTTDSEEESLEIRRLRYQAEAELRLNGQQSPNSQASQVFMEHSYSLPPTQSEIAKTVLRAPPAPIKPVKIKPSKMMKLAKGKDKTHKVEKRKYNKYTKIHTHQNHEGEKENIENEFVYQKYPKKVEEPTVTYKERDLMSEMAILYEFLTRGIDAEDVEYLRRSYEALLADDTQGYWLNDTHWVDHPPTDLPSPAKRRKRDELRLHTSGSARTEGYYKVDVREKAKHKHHYAQSIQRSNDVEDSNGPYAGGDGTMNGPKNNNKTLTGKMQALSREARSNQRRLLTAFGIDTDSDLLKFNQLKFRKKQLKFAKSGIHDWGLFAMEPIAADEMVIEYVGQMVRPVVADLRESQYEATGIGSSYLFRIDLDTIIDATKCGNLARFINHSCNPNCYAKVITIESQKKIVIYSKQPIGVNEEITYDYKFPLEDDKIPCLCGAPQCRGTLN; this is encoded by the exons ATGAACGGAATGGAGAGACATGGGCATGGACATGGACATTCGCATGCACATTCACACCGTCATCGGCATTCACATGGAACTATACAAAATACATCACAAAATTCCAGTCAATCGTCGAAACATAGCCACGCTCATACACCGCATTCGCAAAAAGATACATCTGCTGCCCAACCAGCTCAGAAGccaagaaattataaattattagttGATCCATTTTTGGTGAAAGGTGctacaaaattatatagatACGATGGTATGGTTCCAGGAGATCCAACTTATCCGGAAGTTCAACCACGAGACCCCAGATCCCAATTAACACGAATTTGGACTCGTTTAGAACAGCTCGATTTACCTGTACCTAGGTTTAAAATTGACTCGAATTATTGTGGTGAACCGCCTCCGCTCGAAGTAACATTTTGCCATTTAAATGACAATAttgataaaacttttttatcgGATATGGTTCAAAAATTCGGCGCTGTGGAAGAGCTAATTGTTTATTATCATCCATTAACGAATAAGCATCTTGGAATTGCAAGGGTGGTGTTTGAAAGTACGAAGGCTTCTAAAGCTTgtgtagaaaaattaaataatacatctGTGATGGGTAAAGTTTTAAGAGTATTTCTTGATGCATTTGGGGAtgaatgtaaaaaaatttatgatGAATTAACTGCTGAAAAGAAGCcggaaaagaaaatagaaaaagaaatcaagcCTGAAATTGAACAGGAGAAACAAACACcgattgaaaaaattattcccGAAGAAAGGGATgattttaaaagtaataaaaagaTGGTATCGAGTATAGAAAAGGTGAGAGATACGTATGCGGAGAACTCAAGATATAGTAAATATCGAGATTATCCAACTCCTAGTGGTAGTACTGGAAGCGATTTAGGCTATGGTACTGCGCCTAGCGAACTAAATTATTCTAGTAATTATTCTCAAAATTCAACTCCAGCTACGAATTATGATTTTTACTATAGCGGTTACCACCATCAACCtccgaataattatttaccaAGTATGCCTCAAGGTGTATCTCAGAATCTTCCGATCCAACAAAATTCTAGTATGTGGTGGGGAAACAGTACAGGAACAGCAACTTACGCATCATCTTCTATGTGGCCTGTTCAGCATGGGACAAATTTagataattctaattctaacgTAGTTCCAATTTCCAAGGCTTCTAATATAAAAATGCATCAGACCccgaaaaaagagaaagaaaatcaaaACGTAACGAAAAATTCATCACGGGATTCACCGGTGGAGACTCGTAAAACGTTAGATTTGGATACCAGAATCGCTATGTTATTAAAAGACAAGGCAGGAGGAATGGCACCTCCGTTCCTGCAATTTGGTAGCGATTCGGAAGACGAGAAAAAATCTATTAACGCGGATAATGAAATACTTTCAGACCCACCGAGCCCGTTTTTATCTCATGAGATATACAAATCGTGTTTTGAAAAAATGagggaaagaaataaagaacaATGGAAAGTGCATGAAAATAGCattaatcaattttctatCGATGAAGAGCTGGGAAGTGTGATAAGTTCGAGCGAAGATGAAGCATTATTGGGAAGTTATAGCCCTGCACCGGATGAAATCGAGCCAGAACCACCAAAAGAGCCACCACCTCCACCTCCGCCAGATGATGATAGAATGTCGTTAAGTCCGTTAAGTTCAGGAGATGAGAAAATTGAAGAG GTTATAGCTCAAACAGAACCTGCAAGCCAGTTGTATCCTGGAGCTGGTTATCCTGGTCATATAACCCATTATCCTCCCAATGATATGTATCATTGGCCTCGACCGGCACAGTATCCATACCCTTATGGAACAACATATTTACAAAGTCATTACCAACCAAATACTACATCATTCTCTGGAACAGTAGGAAATCATCAAGGAACAAATTATTATCCATCTTTTCAGTCAAGATTGCATGCTATGGCAAATCACAGCATTACGAAAGATAATCCACAG GGTCCTACTATCAATGGGGTATTAAACAGAGTTGTAAAtgaattaaaacaaattttaaaaaaggattttaataagaaaatgattgaaaataccgcgtttaaattatttgaagtATGGTGGGATGAAAAGAAATCAGAGAAAAGTCAAAATCAAGGAGGTGATAATACTACTGTTATTAGCAGTAATAAAGAAGAAGGCTCAAAACCTCAGGGATTATCGCTACTGTTAGAACAAGGAACTCCACTTGGATTTAATTATGATGGATTTGGTTTGGGCATTAGAGCTAGCATGCCAAAGATGCCTTCTTTCAGG CGCAAGATTAAAGCTCCAAGCCCGTTACCGCAAGATGAAGATAGTCGTCAGTCTGATCATGGTGATACTGAAATTATAGAAAGCGATAGCGATCTTGATCTAGAATCTGTacaaaaaattgaaaggcCAATTACCTCTCTTCCAAGTGTttcttcgtcgtcgtcgtcgtcgtcgtcgtcgacaTCAAGTGCGAGCAGTAGCGAAGAAATTAGTTGCAGCGAATCTTCTAGTAGTTCCAGTGATAGTTCAGATGAAGAAGTATGTTCTGCGAACTATGAAGACGag caagACACGGACAGCCGTATGTCGGATCATCGTCCCCTTGCTTGCAATAGCGAAGATCCTGATATTTTAATGGAATTTGCTATTCAACGCTCGTTAGATTGTCCGACACCGTTTGGCAGAGAAACACCAATAcctgatattaaaataaaagatggAATCTTGAACGAGTTTCCGCAATGTGATAACGATGCTACCCCAATACCATCTCCGCTAAGATACGAAAacgataaagaagaaaatgaagagatGATTGAAAAATCTGTTGACGAGGAAATTCTTGAGAAACATGTAACGGTAAAAGAAGACGTAGAAGCAAAGGATATTGAAGATGAAACTGAAAATGAAGTACCGATTGCACATATTGGTATTTTAATGGTAACAAGCAAACAAGAACCGTGTGATATgcaaaaaatggaaaattctgCAGCAGAAGCTTTGATAACGTTAGCTGGCCAAGATAATATTATAAGACATAGAAGTCCGGGACCTGTACAACCAAATATTATTAGAGCTCTTCAAACTATgtctgaaaaatatattaacgATGAACCCATATTAAAAGAATCAGAAAAGATCGAGATGTTTAGTGAGATACCTACTACCGATTCGGAGGAAGAAAGCTTAGAAATTAGAAGGTTAAG GTATCAAGCTGAAGCCGAACTTCGATTAAACGGTCAGCAGAGTCCAAATTCACAAGCTTCTCAAGTATTCATGGAACATTCATACTCATTGCCACCGACACAATCAGAAATAGCGAAAACTGTACTTCGTGCACCTCCGGCGCCGATAAAACctgtaaaaataaaaccttcaaaaatgatgaaattaGCTAAGGGTAAAGACAAAACTCACAAAGTAGAAAAgcgaaaatataataaatataccaAAATTCATACTCATCAAAATCAtgaaggagaaaaagagaatattgaaaatgaatttgttTATCAAAAATATCCGAAAAAAGTAGAGGAACCAACAGTAACGTATAAAGAACGTGATCTAATGTCGGAAATGGCTATTTTGTATGAATTTCTAACTAGAGGAATAGACGCGGAAGATGTGGAATATTTAAGACGAAGTTACGAAGCCTTGTTAGCCGATGATACTCAAGGTTATTGGTTAAACGATACGCATTGGGTTGATCATCCTCCAACCGATCTTCCAAGTCCTGCTAAACGAAGAAAACGAGATGAACTTAGATTGCATACAAGTGGAAGTGCAAGAACGGAAGGATATTACAAAGTTGATGTACGAGAGAAAGCTAAACATAAG cATCACTATGCGCAAAGCATACAACGCAGTAACGATGTTGAGGATAGTAATGGCCCTTATGCTGGAGGTGATGGAACAATGAATGGTccaaagaataataataaaactttaaCCGGTAAAATGCAAGCTTTATCTCGAGAAGCTCGAAGTAATCAACGTCGGTTATTAACGGCCTTCGGTATTGATACCGATAGTGATCTTCTTAAGTTTAATCAGTTGAAG TTTAGGAAAAAACAATTGAAATTCGCGAAATCTGGCATACACGATTGGGGTTTATTCGCTATGGAACCAATAGCAGCTGATGAAATGGTCATTGAATATGTTGGTCAAATGGTTAGGCCAGTTGTTGCTGACTTAAGAGAGTCTCAGTATGAAGCTACTGGTATTGGAAGTTCTTATCTTTTCCGCATCGATTTAGATACAATTATTGATGCAACGAAATGTGGAAACTTAGCACGATTTATTAATCATAGCTGCAAT CCGAATTGTTACGCAAAAGTAATTACAATCGAAAGtcaaaagaaaattgtaatcTATAGTAAACAACCGATAGGAGTTAACGAGGAAATTACATACGATTATAAATTTCCATTGGAGGATGATAAAATCCCATGCTTATGTGGAGCACCACAATGTCGGGGTACTCTTAATTGA
- the LOC114878823 gene encoding cytochrome b-c1 complex subunit 6, mitochondrial produces MSFLQSFFKRNIPTVKAEEEDGELVDPQKQLREKCAKKAKCATMQEKLTTCNDRVNSTPETEETCLEELIDYVECVDHCVAEKLFSLLK; encoded by the exons ATGTCTTTTCTACAAAGTTTCTTTAAACGTAATATCCCAACCGTAAAGGCTGAAGAGGAAGACGGAGAATTAGTTGATCCTCAAAAACAGCTTCGG GAAAAATGTGCAAAAAAAGCTAAATGTGCTACTATGCAAGAGAAACTAACTACATGTAATGATCGTGTTAATTCAACTCCTGAGACAGAAGAAACTTGTCTTGAGGAATTAATTGATTATGTAGAATGTGTAGATCATTGTGTAGCAGAGAAACTATTCAGTTTACTTAAGTAA